DNA from Cyanobacteriota bacterium:
TGAAAGCAAATGCCGCAATCAATACACGTCGCAAAGTCAATCCAATACCAATCGGTGCCTTTCACATTTTTGCCAGGGCCAGGATGGATGCACGCAACTGGACAGGCATCTACACAATCCGCAACGCCTTCACATGTGTTAGTGACGATCGTATGAGCCATAGGATCTCTCGCAAATATCAGTATTCATTAACAATTAGCAGCAGTAACTTAATCGCACTGCCGTTAGCATCTCACCTCAAATCAAGTCTAGTTAACTTAATGCAGCCCAATCTTCGGGGGTAAAGGTTTTTAAGGATACGGCATGCAAGACACCCGTATTCAGCACCTCACCTAGCGCCTTATACACAAGCTGATGCTGCTGAACTCGTCCCTTGCCCGCAAAGGCTGACGATACCACAATCACCTCATAGTGCTCCCCATCTGGACTCATAGCCTGCACCTGAGCATCAGGTAAGCCAGACTTAATAATCGCTTCTACTTGCTCAGGACTGACCACAGAACTACCCTCCCTCGAATGTAATTAACCCTAGGTATTCAGTAAAACGATAGCTCAGACATTTCTGAAATAGCTGCCCACCCCGCGGGAAGCAAGCTATATTCCCCAACCTCTTCTCCCAAAAAGGGATAAGGAGAGCTAGATTGAAGTCCTTCTTCCTTATTATTGAAAGAGGGATTCAGGGTAAGGGCGCACGCTAACGGTATAATGCGAGTTTCCAGTACATTCACAAAACTATCTGGAGTGTTGAATACAATGTTAAATCCCAACACTAACTATCTATAAGTCGCTATGGAGTTTGAGACGTGCTGCTGCTAGAGGGAAATGGAGAATCGACAAAGCCTAGTTCTAAAAGCTGTTGGTAAGCTTTTTTACCCAAGTCACGGGTAGGTTGTTGGCTACGAACAATTTGAACTAAGAGAGGAACTGCCAATTCAGGTTGATTTTGTGCTCGATGCACCAACGCTAGCTGGTAGGTGGCATCATCAC
Protein-coding regions in this window:
- a CDS encoding BolA/IbaG family iron-sulfur metabolism protein, giving the protein MVSPEQVEAIIKSGLPDAQVQAMSPDGEHYEVIVVSSAFAGKGRVQQHQLVYKALGEVLNTGVLHAVSLKTFTPEDWAALS
- a CDS encoding ferredoxin family protein; amino-acid sequence: MAHTIVTNTCEGVADCVDACPVACIHPGPGKNVKGTDWYWIDFATCIDCGICF